In Micromonospora ferruginea, the sequence CGGTGGGTCACTCGGAGCCGAGCAGGAGCGCGCGATCCGCTTCGCGGACGGTGAACTCACCCAATGGCAGTACGTAGACGCAGAGTCGGTAGAACACTACGGTCCCTCCCGGCTTGGCCGTCGGATCCGCACCGCAATTGCAGCCCGCAGCAGTCGCGTCTCCGCGTACGCCGAGCACGGCAGCGCTGTCTGACACCCAGGCCTCCTCAAGACCGCGTTCAAGGGCTCCACACTCCGCTTCGGGTGCGCGGCAGCTCGCCGACGCTTTCGCCTTAGCAGTGGGCGCGGAGGAGTCGGCCACGGGGCATGACGTCTTTCGAGCACCTCGACGAGACACCGTCCGAGAGGTTCTCGTATCGTCGCGCAAATGATCATGGGGGAGGTTCTGCGTGGGTGGCGGACGGGCCGAATCCGACAAGGTGGGTGTCGCCGGCGGTGGCACTGGGTGCTGGTGGCGTTGGTGATGATCAGTTGCGCAGGCATTGTGGCCGTGCCGGCTTCGTGGGCGGTACGTAAGCAGTTGGAGGCGAACCGGGGCGAGGCGACGCCGGAGGCCGCGGCCCGGGTGTGGCTGTTGAAGCTCAGCGCTGGTGAGGAGTTGGGGCTGTCGCGGGTGCTGGCGGGCGCGCGTCATGACGAGCTGCGGCAGCAGTGGCGGGACTACCGGGCCGAGATGACCGGGACCGGTCGGGAGCCGTCGAAGCTGGAGAGCGTGGGGCCGAGCGTGATCGAGCACCAGGGCGCCGACCGGGCCACGGTGACCGAGCAGGTACGTGCAGTGTGGTGGAATGACGCGCAGATCCTCGCTGGTACTGCTCACTCGTGGCGGTGGGAGCTGCGCAAGGACCGGGGCGGGTGGCGGGTGTGGTCCGTCGACCTGCCGGCCTGGTGCGGGGTGCATATCCGGGCGACCTTATGTCCGTGATCAGCGGCAGGCTGTCGACCCGATGGGGGGTGGGCCGCATGCGATCCGACAACCGATGCGCGACACACCTTCTTCACGTGATGCGCGACAGCGCGATGAGCTGAGGAGAGCATCAGTGGGCGTCGGGACGAACGGATCTGCGGATGAACGAGCGGAGATCGAATTCCTCTTGGCGGCCGTCGAAGTTGAGGTACCGCAACCAGCTTGACTGGTGCGCTCCGCCCGCGATTGGGTGGCGTCGTGAGCAAGTCGTGGACGGCCCCCGAGGACGACCCGAGGACCTTCGGCCAGCCCGTCGGCGAGAAGGCAACCTACCGGGAGTACCTCGACAACTACCGTCTGACCATGGAGATGAAGTGCGACGGACTGGACGCCGAGCAGCTCGGCCGACGCTCAGTACCGCCCAGCACCCTGAGCTTGCTCGGCCTGGTCCGCCACCTGGCTCAGATGGAGAACCACTGGTTCCAGCGTGTGCTGCAAGGGCGGACCGACGCACCGCGCCTCTACCAGCACGAGGACGAGCCGGATTGGGACTTCGGTGGCGCAGTCCCCGACCTAGCGGTGGTGAAGGACGCCTTCGCAACTTGGAAGGCTGAGATCGCCAAGACCGACGAATGGCTCGACGCCCTCGACGAGACCGCCCTGGGCCGCGAGGTGCCGGTCGACGGTGGCAGCCACGCCACGCGTGACGTACTTGTCCACGTAATCGAGGAGTACGCGCGGCACGCCGGCCACGCCGACCTCCTGCGCGAGTGCATCGACGGGCGAACTGGCCTGTAACCCACCGGGCGATGGGTCAGCATCAGTTGGCGGACACGTGCCGCACCTCAGGACGCCGGGCGGGCGGACCGGGTGGCTGACTGACTGCCGAAACAATCTCATCAGGATCAAGGGCCGCGCGAGCGCGGCCCCGCCCGGCGCACTCGGCCTGCTGGCGGCCTCCGGCCGGCATCGGCCGGCACGCCGGGCGGGATCGAGATAGTTGCGATCACGGACAGCCATGCCGTGACGATCGCGAGCGGATGGAACAGCGGTGGCGGGCAGGGCGATCGCTGCCGCGCCGCTACGCGGCTTGCCACTGATGATCAGATGAGCGGCGCAGATCGGCATCCGGAGCCCTGATTGGGGCCGACAGGGTAGCGCCGACTCTTCGAGTCGATGGCGGCGCGGCGAAGTGGTTCGTAGCTTCTGCACTTCTTCAAGGGGGCCCTGAACGGGCCGCACGCGCCGCCGCCTAGGCGCGCGCCGGCCGCTGCGGCTGTCGCTCTGCGGCCGTCACGCCTGATGCCCGGCGGCTGGCGCGGAGAGCGGGAAGCCCGGAGGGCCGCCGCAGAACGACAAGCCGTTGACCGAAGGTGCTGTGGGCCGGCAGCCGGCCGTGCCGCGCGGCCACGAGCCCGCGCCGCGTAGGGGAGCAGACGCCGGTCGCGGGGTTGCGGTTACTGCGCCTCCGGCGGGGGCGCTCCGGCTCCAGGATGGCCGGGGCTCCGCCGGCGGCTCGCGGCCAGTGGGTGGTCGATGGCAGACGGGATGGCGGAAGTGACGCATGCAGCGTAGGTACTAGCGGAACTATGCCAGCCGGGGTTGGATAGAAGATCTTGGGCGGAGAGTTTCAGCAGAAAGGGTCATGCCATGCTATTCACGTCAGTATCCGTCCGAGATTTCCGCTCAATAGCTAGCTCTGGCCGAATTCCGCTCGGCCCGATTACCTTGCTCGTCGGCCAAAACAACGCCGGCAAGTCAGCTCTGGTTCGCGCCATCCATCTCGCGCAAGATGGCGCACCCACGAGCTCTCGCGACGTGCGAATCGGTTCACGGGCATCCGAGGTCAAGTTAGAACTAGGCCCTTGGCATACGTTCACTGAGGAAGGCTCCAAGACTCGCAAACGACAGCGGATTCCGGTCGGCGCGACGCTCACCTTGCTCAGCCATGGCACTGTGCATGGTGGGATGGTCCGCATCAATGACGCGGCATTCACGGTGAAACTCGCTCCGAATACGGAGCCAAACAATGCGATCTACCCGGTTCTTGCCACTCGCCGTCAACAGAATTACGAAGAGCAGGTCAGGCGAGAAGCTGCAATAACGGTGGCCCCAACCGACTCCAACCTTGTGTCGCGGGTAATGGCGCTGGCTACTTCGGAAATCCCTGAAGCCCGAACCTTCCGTCAGGCATGCAAAGATGTCCTCGGCGTCAGTCTTAATGTCTTTACGACGGAGCACGGTCAGCAAAGCGTAGGAATCCAGATCGACAGATTTGCTGACATACCGCTAAGCGCCATGGGGGCAGGAATCACGAGTGCTCTTAACTTGCTTATCAGCCTAAGCACAAGTCACAACAAACTATTCCTGATTGAAGAGCCGGAGAATGACCTGCATCCTCAGGCGCTGAAGGCGTTGCTAGACCTGATTCTCAAGGCCTCGAACGAGAATCAGTTCGTTATCACGACTCACAGCAGCGTCGTCTTAGCCAAGCTGGGCTCAGCTCCTGGTGCTGTCGTTGTTCACACCAAGAGTGACGGGCTGATTCCTCCCTCAACCTCCTTCGACGTCATCGACTCGCCGCCAGGCAGGATTTCCGTTATGCAGGACCTCGGCTACGAACTAGCCGACCTTGAACTGGGCGAGGGCTGGCTGATATTTGAAGAGTCAAGCGCCGAACGTTTGGCCCGCGAGTTCCTCATTCCATGGTTCGCGCCCAGACTAGTTCGTCTGAGAACACTGGCCGCAAGTGGCACGTCTCGCCTGCAACCGATCGTTCAGGATTTCTTTGAGCTGTTTCTCTTTGCGCATCTAGAGCCCATGTATCGGGGTCGTGCGTGGGTAATTGCCGACGGAGACGAATCGGGTGTACGAGTGATACGCGAGCTCAGGGCCAAGTTTCCAACCTGGCAGAGTGACCGGTTCATCAACCTCGAACAACATGACTTCGAAAAGTATTATCCGGAGCCATTCATGACCGAGGCCGAGCGGATTCTATCGATGGCTGACAAGCGACAGCGCCGCGAGTCTAAGCGCATACTGCTGCACAAAGTCTTAACCTGGGTGGGCGAGGACGAAGACCGGGCAAAACGTGCCTTTAGTGAGTCTGCTCGTGAGGTTGTGGAAAAACTTCAGGAAATCGAGCGGAGGATTGTCGAGCTGGGTCGAATTCCTTTCCAGCCCGTGCCGGCGTCCGGTGACGAGCCTGGAGCTCGATACAGCTTGCCGCATCCGATAACCACCCCGTCACCTCGGTCAGCCCCCGCCGAGAAGCCGAGCGAGATGCCGGATCGGCTTCCAGGAAGGGACGACCATAGACTCGGTCTTCAGCTAGCCGAGGACGGCGCCCCGCTCCCAGCAGGGATCGACGGCGACGGGATGGCAGACCAGCGCTACGAGTCGTAGAGACTCAGGCTGCGGGCCCCGGGCAGCCTTACGTGACGACCGTTGCTGCCAGCAATAACGAATGTCGGCAGATTTAAGGAGCGATGACCTTCGGCTCAGGAGTCTCATCAGAGGCTTCAAGCTCGCCTAGGGCGCTCCATGCTAGATCCGCAAGGGTTTCACCAGTGCTGATAGCCCAGCGGGCAGTTCCTTGATTTGCCACAGGCTGGTCTTCCCACCGAGCCAGGTTCCACATATGAGAGATTAGCCCCGATGGTGAATACTGCAGGCCGTCCGCTGCCCACACTAGCGGTTTCGTCCGATGAGGGGTCCAAGTAGCCCGTGCCCGGGTCGGGTCCTCGGCCAGCCAGTCCTTCAATGCCTCGGCCTCAGACCGATTGCCTGGCGACAATGTGAGAGCCTCTCCCTCAGCAAGAACCGCCTTATCTATTAGCACCGAGACGGCATTCGGGCGCCGCTTGCGCTTCGCTGGCACTCGACGATACTTATTCCGATCTGGGAGGTGAGCTTGTTGCGCGCCACCAAGCACCTGCTCGGCGATTTCTCGGCACCGTGATACATCGGAGCAGACCGACCGGATCTGTGAACGCTCCGTGTAGAGCGCATCGATTGCACCCGCAACAATAGGCAGGAGTTCCTCAACCAGCCGTTTTGTCTCATTGACGGCATGTTCGGCCCACTCAAGCCGCGGATCCGGTTCGTCAATCGCATCGGTATCGAGCCGACGGAATACCAGATGGGCGAGGAGGTATACCCCATGCTCGGCTAATGCAACGCCACGTCCTGTATAGCGAGTACGAAGTTGATGGAGCGTGCGCCTCACCTGCCTTAGTACCTGGACCGCGTTCCAAACCAGGTAGACACCAGGCTGCGGCCGAAAAAGGACATCGTAGATGCCCTGCGAGCCCCGTTCCCACAACACGTCAAGAGTGGTCGCGATGCGCGCTGCATATTGGCTATCGGGATGAAAACAAGCCAGCGCACATGCAGCTTCCACAACCGAGCAGCCAGTGTCGGGTTGCGGCTCCAGCTCGCTGCGGCGGACACTGTATTCGAGCCCGAGCTCTGCTCGCATTTCCTCCAAAATCGCTGCCTGGATTGGATCGAGGGCGATAAAGTCCCTAGCTTCGACGCGATTCTGACGATTCGTCGCCTGAGTCGCCTGTTTGGCGAAGTCCGCAGCCTTGCCCGTAACGATGATGCGCACGCCGACTTGAGCCGATGCGGCGATATCATCTGCGGCAACCGCCTCAGCGACCGAACGAACCGTTTGAGCCCCATTTACCACGCTGGCGTTGCGCAAGGTCAGCCCAAGCGGACGGGATTGCGGGAAACGCATGGACGGGTGACTTTTTTCGGCTGACTCGCAGAGGATCGTTACCCCATTATTGAAGTACCAAAAGTGGGCCGGCTCTCTCGTAAGAGTATCAATGACCTCATTGTTGATCGGTGTGCGACCAAGGGGATTGCGAATATTGAGGTTGAAGAGGGTCGAGCCGTGCTCAAGCCAGTGCGCTACCTGCTCCGCCTCAACGACACCTTGGTAAGACTCGTATGGCGTGCTAATGGCAAACCAGGGAAACAGATCGGCTTCCAAGTCAACTGGCCTTGGCGCAATGTCATCCCGAACCGAGGCCCATAGTTCGGACGACAACATGATTCGATGGCGCAGCACGTCGCCGTGGCGGTTGAACTCCTGCTCGCCATTATCGATGGCCAGCTGGAATCCGTCGGTCACGTCGTCGGCTCGCATCAGTGCGATGACTTGCGTAACTGGTACGGGGCCGCTTGCCATGACGCTCTTTGCTCGTTCGGCCAGTTGCCGGCCTCGGGGATTGAACGGGGCAAAGTCCTCGTCGTCGATTAGCCGCAGTCCGGCGAGAAGTTCCAACACCGCAGAGCGGTCGCAGCTAGCCCTTCCGTTCTTGCTCCATTTTGCTTGAACCAAGAAGACGTGCGGATCCGCACCATCCACGACCGCGATCGCATCGATACCTTGGTCTGCATGGCCGTCGGTGACGGCGAGCGACGCCTCCTGTGGAGTCCAGCCTGTGGCAATGCGAACCGCCTGAGCCGCCAAGGCCCTAGACAGCATGCGCGGCTCGCGTTCCTCGTCAGGTTTCCCCTCCAAGTCGCTGAGATCCAGCAAGCCAGCGTCCACATACGACGTCCTGAGGAACGCTTCGACCTGGCGTACCTGGAGGGCGGTATCCCCGTTGCCGGTGCGTGGGCTTGTCGGACTCAAGAGCTACCCCCGGGACTATCGCGGCGTGCGGCGTAGTGTGTGAGTGTCTCACGCTTGGGCCCCCCCAGGCCATGATCACAAAGCTATCCGTCCAGGGCACCTCATTGATTTGTGGTCGCCCTCCGCGAACGTCCAACCGAGAAGGCTGAGGAGTCGGCTGGGCTGCTTGCGGACGCGACAGTCAGCGCAAGGTGCGAGGCGTGGCGTTGGACACGTTTGCTGCAGCGAGGGATCTGGCTTCCTGGAGTGCTTGGTACGCCTGGTCGACGGTTGCAGCGTAGGTGTCCAGCGCGGTCTGATACAGAGATTCGACCTTGAGTTGAACGGCGCGGTCGGGAATTGGTGTTGGAAGGTTCGCCAAGGCGGATCCCGGGATTCCCGCGAGGTTCGTCGTGACCTGCGCTCGGCTCTGCAGCCAGGCTTGGGCGTAGGGAGTGTTGATGTATGCCTCTAGGTACCCGGGGCTAACATCGCCGCCGGCGACCCGAACCCGAAAAATGTGGTCGTCGTGAGTGCATTCTTCGACTTGGCCCCTCCACAGCGCTGCCTTGCCGACCAGTTCGAGACTGTTATTCCGGCATACAAGCACGTCGTGAAGGTGGAGGCGCATCGACTCAAAACTATCTTCAGGTACATCAATAGTCCGAATATCCGACAAGTCAATGAACCCAGCTCGCAGGTTGGCGACACGGAGGTAAGGGCGGGCGTTCTGATTCGGGCGGTTTCGAGGCGACTTCGAGACTCCTCGCAGGATCATAGCCACTGTCCGATCGCCAAGCCTCCGGACAGGGAACGCGCATCGCAACTCGTCCGAGAGCCCAGACAAATCAGATCTGGTGCGGCGGACACTCCAAGTACTGAGCTGGCTGAGCTGAGCTGTGAAGCGCGTGTCAACCGCCCGCCGGAGATCCATCGAGATGCCGAGAACGTCCTGTATCTCGACCATGGTTTGAGGTACGACATTCTCCACCGTCGCGATCCGCTGGATTGCGCTCGCGCGCTTCTCTTCGTACTCGTCAACAATCGACCGCTGCACTTCTTGGTCAGGCACTGGAACGCGAAGTCCCAAGAAGTCCTCTGGGGTGACACGTTTGCGCCCGCTATGGCCCGCCGCAAGTCCTTCGAGCTGCGACAGGAAGATCGGCGTTCGAAGTAGAAGTGCCGCGTATTGGGGAAGGAGCGCTTCCGCAGACGTAAGGTCGAAGATCGGATACTCAGTTGAGAAGGCCAGTAGATCGATCGAGGGTGGGACAATCCCGATCGCGCCGTTCCGAGCATCGATCTTGCTGAAAACCAGGTCCCCGCTCTTGGCTAGATACGTCCTGCCTTGAATGAGCCTTTCGCCAGCGCGTACGGTGACGCTTCCGTCAAATGAGATGCTCCCAAGAGGCGCAGTCGAAAGCGCCGTTTCGGATCGCCGCACGGCGAGACGCGACAGCGGCTCCAAGAGGCTGGGTTCCTGCGGCCAGGACAGAGTTCTAAGCTGCTTGACGTCCCAGCGCCTCAATTCGGCGAAGCGGGTCACCTTGCTATACATGTTCTTGCTCGCTGCGCTTCTTCGCGAACGCGCGATAGCGTTCGAGAATCTCAGGGAGTTCATTCGGAACATCGGGACCAGTATCGCCGGTCGCGGTAATTCCTGCCTTCTCTACCTCGGCCATAAAGATCGGATAATCAAAGATCTCCCGTGCTCGCTGACGCGCCACCCCCTCGGTGCGGTCCCGAATATCAGCCGATGCCGCAGCCTCGGCAGACAGAACTTCTTGGACCGCGTCAAGCTGCGAGTCGCCTAAAGACAGCGAGAGGCCGTCTAACTCCTGCTGCAGCGCTTTATTGCTGTCTTCAGCGGATCGGATGCGAGCCCAGATTCTCATGGCGTCTTCGGGGGTCACAGAGGAGGAATCGGCGACAGTGCCGTCCTCGAATAAGGCGTCTGCTGGTGCAAACGTGTTCGGATTGACGGCCCGCTGGTAGCGGCGCACCTCTGCTTTTTCCTGAGCGCTCATGCTCTTCACCGCAGCCCTGTACGAGCGTTGCAGGGCGATGATCTCGTCGGTGAGTTGGTTCCGCTCAACGAGCAGGAGCCGCAGACGCTCGGCAGCCGGCCCGAGCGCCTTACATGCGGCAGCGGCTTCGGCCTCTGCCAGGTCTCGCTGCTCAGCCGCCCACCCTTGCGCAAATACCTTGCCTTCGCTAACGGCATCGGCCCATGCATCTTCGTCCTCTGTAGTGAAACGCCGAAGGAAGACAAGAGACGTCTTGACAGTGGCCTTTGAACTAGCAAAGACCTCGTGAGGGACGGAGACGACAGCGAGGAGCTTGGCCCGTCCTTCAACATAGTCCCGTAGCCACTGCATCGAGGGGTTGTTGAGGATTCCTTCGGGCAAGACAATGCCGAGTTCGCCGCCGCGCTCCAAAAGGTCAATGCAGCGCTCGACGAACAAAGTTTCGGTGGACCGATTGGGTCGGATCTTCGACGTTGCTACCGAGCCGCCAATCGGGTCTCGCCCGATGTCGAATAGGCTCAGGATGGGCAGTCGCTCTCTGGCCGCTCGGTGAAGCCTGACGTGGCTGGAGTGCCAATCATCATCTTTGTATAGGTCGGTGTAGAGCTTGATGCGCTTGGGATCGTCTAGTACCCGGGTTTGCTCAGTTGCGCCGACAATCTGGTCGCGGCCCACGTTGGATCCAAATGGCGGGTTGGTAATCACGTACTTGAAGCGGCCGGGGAAAATCCCTCCAACATCGATCAGGCCGTCGTGGTAGTAGATTCCACCGTGCCCATCGCCGTGCATAATCATATTCATTTTGCTGGTGCGCGCTGCGCGAGGCTCGGCGTCGGTCCCATAGATCGTTGAACGGGACAGGACGGATATCCGTGAGCTTTCATCGGAGTCGTCCAACTGAGAGTTAAGCCTGGCAAATTGGTGCTCGATGGCGGCCTGGAGCTGCTCATCTGCCCAGCCCTCTGCCACAGCTTTTGCCTCTAGGTCCGCGCGGGCCTGTCGTTTGCTGCTCTCGACATCCGCGAGAATTTTAGCGCGAATGTACTCAAAGACCTTGATCAAAAAGCCGCCCGTTCCGCTGGCCGGGTCGCAAACGAGGTCGCCTTCTCCTGGATCCAGCATCTCGACCATGAAATCGACGACAGGTCGAGGCGTGAAGAACTGTCCCAACTCACCCCGGAAGGTTTGACCGAGAAAACGTTCGAAGGCGATTCCCTTGACATCATCACTGGTCGCCGAGAGGTCAAAGCCTTCAAGTTTAGCCACGATTCGGCGGAAAGTAGCGAGAGAGATGCGGAGGGTGTCCTCCTCACCGAAGAGCTCGTCTGCCTCGTAGATCTTCTTAGCGTCTTCGTAAAGATCTTTCAACAGTCCTTCTGGGTTGCTGCGCCGCATTTGCGCGTACCGGTCCATGTAATCCCGAGTGAAGCGCTCCCGCTCGCCAGTCCGCTCGAAGCCCATTTTGATGAAGAGGACCTTGGAGATTTCGTCGAAAGCTGACCCAGGATCCATTTTGTGGTTGTCACGCAGGATCGAGTGACACTCGTGCAGAAGCTTCCTGAACTCGTCTCGGGTGAACGCCTTGGTGGCGCGCCGAACGGCCGCCATCCTGCGCCTGTCAGCGAGGTCGGCCGCTGACGGAAGGTCTGCGACCTCTATGCACTCGCCCGGCGCACCGGGCTTCAACAGAAGGCAGCGAGTCTCCTTGTGGTTGTGCATCACAAGGAACTCGCACTCGGCCGAGCGGGCGTAGCTTTCGCCCTGCCAGTAGTCCTCCACCAGCAGAGGTACGTGTTCAGCCTTCGTCTCCACCGCCAGGACGTAATCGCGATTCTCTGCCTTCGCGGCAGCATCGCGACAGACAAGGATGTCCGCTCGTGTCGCCCGACGCCCAACCTGCATCGGCTTCTCTTGGACCATCTGCTCAAGAGAGTACCCGTAGTACGTGTACAGGCGGTAAATGAACGCCTGACGAACCAACTCCTCGGGGTTCGCGATCCGCCATTCCTGCGCAAGCGGAGCCCAAACATAGGAGCCGTCGCGGTGAAGAGGATTCTCCGCCGAATCCGTGTAGTGCTTGCTCGGGACGGCCGTCGGAGGTCGGCGCGACGGGGGCATGGGCTTCCTTCGGGGCTGGCTGACGAGGTTGTTGGGTCAGCCAGAGGGTAGCCGGGCAGGCGTGTGTGACCTAGATCCCACGCAGCTCGAGGCTCCGTGACGAGGCCGGCCGGCCGCCGCAGTGCTGGCCGAGCGGCGAGCGCCGAGACTGGAAAAAGGTGCTGCGAGGACTGATGAGAGGCGGTTCGCAATGCTGTCGACAGCAACGCTGACAGCAACGTCGCTGGACGACGGCACCCTGTCGAGGGCTGGCACGAGCAACGCTTCGAACGTGAAGCCGTTGCCGGACGCGTGCGGACGCGGTGCACAGAGCTTGTAAGCGAGATGTCGCCGGTTCGATCCCGGCCGGGGGCTCCAATTCCAGAAGGCGTCCCGGGTCGGCAGCCGCCGTACGTCCCGGCGGTCAGACGGCGGCGTCCCGCGCGGGCCGCAGGCCCCGGACGGTCAGATAGACGCCCAGCGAGAACTCCCACGCGGCGATGGGGAGTGCGCCGACCGCGGTCACCGGGGACAACCGGTCCCAGGCCCCGAACAGCACGCCGGCGTCGGAGGCGACGAGCAGGGGCGCGCCGACCAGCCCGAGCAGTGGGAGCACACGCGGGACGAGGCGCGACCGGTAGAGCAGGGAGCCCAGCAGCAGAGCGTTCACGGCCGGGATGAGGCTCTGGCTGAGCAGGAACATCGAGTCGTAGAGGGCGACCAGCGCCTGCCCGGTCACCGGTGCCTCCGCGCCGGCCCCGGCCCGCCGCAGGCCGACGATCGTCAGGATGCTCGCGACGCCGACGAGGATGCCGGCGGCCTCCACCACCCGGGCGGCGACGAAACCCAGCGCGCGCGCCTCGCCATGACGCTTGAGCACCGGGAACAGCGCGACGGCGGTGCCGACGCAGGCGAGGGCGACGATCACCTCGAGGACACCGCCGACGACGACCGGGGTCTCCGACGCGGTGCTCGTCAGGAAGTCCGCGTCGCGCACCGGGCGGTACAGCGCGACGGTGGGGATCGAGGAGAAGGTGAGCACGTAGAACCCGCCGGCCACCAGCGAGGTCTTCCGCAGTGGGTCCACCGGCACCCCCTCCGTCGCCACCGTTCCATCGATGATGGCCACTCGGCTGCCCGCGGGCGATCGGCCACTCGGCCAGGTTCGCCGGACCGAGATGTTAAGCGGGGCCCCTTCCTATGCCTGAGGCGTTAACCGGGGGCCCGGCCTTTCGGGCGTAGCCTGCAGCGATGAGCCGGGCGGTGGAGGAGTCGAACCGGGCCATGCTGCGCGCCCGGGACGCGATGGACCGGGCGTACGCGCAGCCGCTGGACATTCCCGCGCTGGCCCGGATCGCGCACGTCTCCGAGGCCCACTTCATCCGGACGTTCCGCGCCACGTTCGGCGAGACCCCGCACCGCTACCTGCAACGCCGGCGCGTCGAGCGGGCCATGTACCTGCTGGTGCACACCGCGCAGCCGGTCACCGAGATCTGTCACCTGGTCGGCTTCGGCAGTCTCGGCACGTTCAGCCGGACGTTCCGCGACGTGGTCGGCGAGTCGCCCTCGGACTACCGGCGCCGCAAGGTCGCCCCGGCGGACCTGCCGAGCTGCTTCACCAAGGCGTGGATGCGCCCGAGCACCGCCGCCGGCCCGCCGCCGGGCGACCTCAGTGGCCCCGGACCCGCCGCCGCACCATGACCCAGAGCCGGTCGCCGAGCCGGCTGCGTCGCACCCAGCGCAGCCCGGCCAGCCGACGAGGCTGCGGTGCGCGTGGACGCGGCGGCGCGGTGACCCGCGCGTAGGTGGCGCCGGTCGGCGGGCGGCTGGTGCCCGGCTCCAGGTGACCGGAGGCGACCGCGAGCGCGGTGAACTGCTGCAATACCCGCGGGTCCGGTCCCTTGCCTCGGGCGGCGGCGCGCAGCGCGCGTTCCACGGCGGGGCGGCGGATCAGGTCGGTGAGCGGTCCGTGCGCGGTGTCCAGCAGTTCGGCCACGGTGGCGACGCCGTCGCCCTCCCAGATCCGGGTGGCCCGCGACGGCCCGGTGGCGGCGCTGACGAACGGCACCTCGGCCCACTCCGGCACGAGCCGGGCGATCAACGCGGTGTGCGGCAGTCGGGCCCGCTTCTCGGCGACGCCGCACGCGAACGTGGTGGCGACGAAACCCGGCGCGAGGAACGGGGTGACCATGCCGGTGGTGTAGGCGGAGGTGCACCAGCGACGCATCCGCTCGACCAGGTAGAGGTAGTCGATCAGGTGCTCGTCGCGCAGCCCGAGGTCGCGCGCGTGGGCGAGCACCGCGGCGACCCGGTCCCGTTCGGCGGCCAGCGCCTCGGGCGCCGCCGCGCCGTGCGGGAGGGCGGCGAGCAGCCGCGCCGGACCCGCCTGCTCCGGCGTGGGGGCGGGGTCGGCGTCGGCCCGGGGATACCAGTAGCCGACCGCCAGCTCGCCGGCCGCGCCGGTCAGGCTCGCCGGGCGGATCGTCTCCGGCAGCCGGGTCCGTGCGGGCGGCCGCACCAGATAGGTGGACGGGAACTGGTGGTCGTGCAACTCGGCGAGGCGCCGGGCCCGCTCGCGCAGTCCGACGCCGAGGACGTCGGCCGGCGCCGCGGCGGGCACCGTGCGGTGCGGCAGGTCCAGCCCGCGCCGGCGCAGGCGCCGCACGAGTTCCCGGGCCACGTCGGCCTCGGCCGGGGTGTCGTCGTGGGTGACCAGGTTCGGCGTACGGCCGGCGGCGACCAGCGTCGCGGCGATGAGCCGTGAGTCCTTGCCGCCGGACAGGCCGAGCGTGACCTCCCCGTCGTGCAGCCGGTGCAGGCTCTCGACGGCGCGGGTCAGCGCGTCGGCGGCCCGGTCCAGCCGCTCCGCGACGGGTCGTTCCCGTTCGGCGAGGCCGGCGCGCACGACGTCGTCGACCGCGTACCGGCACTCGGTGGTGAGTTGCCAGCCGCCGGTGGCGCGACGACGCCCGGTGACCCGCTCGCCGGGCCGGAGCAACCGGATGTCGGCCAGCGGGGAGAGGTCGCCGCCGAAGTGGCCGCAGAGCAGG encodes:
- a CDS encoding DinB family protein; protein product: MSKSWTAPEDDPRTFGQPVGEKATYREYLDNYRLTMEMKCDGLDAEQLGRRSVPPSTLSLLGLVRHLAQMENHWFQRVLQGRTDAPRLYQHEDEPDWDFGGAVPDLAVVKDAFATWKAEIAKTDEWLDALDETALGREVPVDGGSHATRDVLVHVIEEYARHAGHADLLRECIDGRTGL
- a CDS encoding ATP-dependent nuclease encodes the protein MLFTSVSVRDFRSIASSGRIPLGPITLLVGQNNAGKSALVRAIHLAQDGAPTSSRDVRIGSRASEVKLELGPWHTFTEEGSKTRKRQRIPVGATLTLLSHGTVHGGMVRINDAAFTVKLAPNTEPNNAIYPVLATRRQQNYEEQVRREAAITVAPTDSNLVSRVMALATSEIPEARTFRQACKDVLGVSLNVFTTEHGQQSVGIQIDRFADIPLSAMGAGITSALNLLISLSTSHNKLFLIEEPENDLHPQALKALLDLILKASNENQFVITTHSSVVLAKLGSAPGAVVVHTKSDGLIPPSTSFDVIDSPPGRISVMQDLGYELADLELGEGWLIFEESSAERLAREFLIPWFAPRLVRLRTLAASGTSRLQPIVQDFFELFLFAHLEPMYRGRAWVIADGDESGVRVIRELRAKFPTWQSDRFINLEQHDFEKYYPEPFMTEAERILSMADKRQRRESKRILLHKVLTWVGEDEDRAKRAFSESAREVVEKLQEIERRIVELGRIPFQPVPASGDEPGARYSLPHPITTPSPRSAPAEKPSEMPDRLPGRDDHRLGLQLAEDGAPLPAGIDGDGMADQRYES
- a CDS encoding AIPR family protein, whose product is MLDLSDLEGKPDEEREPRMLSRALAAQAVRIATGWTPQEASLAVTDGHADQGIDAIAVVDGADPHVFLVQAKWSKNGRASCDRSAVLELLAGLRLIDDEDFAPFNPRGRQLAERAKSVMASGPVPVTQVIALMRADDVTDGFQLAIDNGEQEFNRHGDVLRHRIMLSSELWASVRDDIAPRPVDLEADLFPWFAISTPYESYQGVVEAEQVAHWLEHGSTLFNLNIRNPLGRTPINNEVIDTLTREPAHFWYFNNGVTILCESAEKSHPSMRFPQSRPLGLTLRNASVVNGAQTVRSVAEAVAADDIAASAQVGVRIIVTGKAADFAKQATQATNRQNRVEARDFIALDPIQAAILEEMRAELGLEYSVRRSELEPQPDTGCSVVEAACALACFHPDSQYAARIATTLDVLWERGSQGIYDVLFRPQPGVYLVWNAVQVLRQVRRTLHQLRTRYTGRGVALAEHGVYLLAHLVFRRLDTDAIDEPDPRLEWAEHAVNETKRLVEELLPIVAGAIDALYTERSQIRSVCSDVSRCREIAEQVLGGAQQAHLPDRNKYRRVPAKRKRRPNAVSVLIDKAVLAEGEALTLSPGNRSEAEALKDWLAEDPTRARATWTPHRTKPLVWAADGLQYSPSGLISHMWNLARWEDQPVANQGTARWAISTGETLADLAWSALGELEASDETPEPKVIAP
- a CDS encoding N-6 DNA methylase, with the protein product MPPSRRPPTAVPSKHYTDSAENPLHRDGSYVWAPLAQEWRIANPEELVRQAFIYRLYTYYGYSLEQMVQEKPMQVGRRATRADILVCRDAAAKAENRDYVLAVETKAEHVPLLVEDYWQGESYARSAECEFLVMHNHKETRCLLLKPGAPGECIEVADLPSAADLADRRRMAAVRRATKAFTRDEFRKLLHECHSILRDNHKMDPGSAFDEISKVLFIKMGFERTGERERFTRDYMDRYAQMRRSNPEGLLKDLYEDAKKIYEADELFGEEDTLRISLATFRRIVAKLEGFDLSATSDDVKGIAFERFLGQTFRGELGQFFTPRPVVDFMVEMLDPGEGDLVCDPASGTGGFLIKVFEYIRAKILADVESSKRQARADLEAKAVAEGWADEQLQAAIEHQFARLNSQLDDSDESSRISVLSRSTIYGTDAEPRAARTSKMNMIMHGDGHGGIYYHDGLIDVGGIFPGRFKYVITNPPFGSNVGRDQIVGATEQTRVLDDPKRIKLYTDLYKDDDWHSSHVRLHRAARERLPILSLFDIGRDPIGGSVATSKIRPNRSTETLFVERCIDLLERGGELGIVLPEGILNNPSMQWLRDYVEGRAKLLAVVSVPHEVFASSKATVKTSLVFLRRFTTEDEDAWADAVSEGKVFAQGWAAEQRDLAEAEAAAACKALGPAAERLRLLLVERNQLTDEIIALQRSYRAAVKSMSAQEKAEVRRYQRAVNPNTFAPADALFEDGTVADSSSVTPEDAMRIWARIRSAEDSNKALQQELDGLSLSLGDSQLDAVQEVLSAEAAASADIRDRTEGVARQRAREIFDYPIFMAEVEKAGITATGDTGPDVPNELPEILERYRAFAKKRSEQEHV